One Setaria viridis chromosome 3, Setaria_viridis_v4.0, whole genome shotgun sequence DNA window includes the following coding sequences:
- the LOC140222122 gene encoding uncharacterized protein yields the protein MHYEARIQAIIEFHAQYRQMKVRKEEARRMNLTKDQFMRVPPWWCRAHMPCWERMVDVWLEPGWLENHLACRQRRLQMPTAPHHQGSLSLDEYREKWSASHDGRPCSQLKAWVLSKKGKATADIDFNPDDPSEAYSHPSIHSRVSEYTKMAREVHGPDFDPSSEDIDGEIVMRVGGGKKHGRYCIGDDVINTASTPTLSQIRARSTDSSPAIRP from the exons atgcattacgaggcgcgcatccaggccatcatcgaattccacgctcaatacagacagatgaaggttagaaaagaggaggcaagaagaaTGAACctgactaaggaccaattcatgagg gtgcctccgtggtggtgtcgtgcgcatatgccgtgctgggagaggatggtcgacgtgtggttggagcccgggtggttggagaaccaccttgcttgccggcagcggcgtttgcagatgccgactgcaccacaccatcaaggcagcctaagccttgatgaatatagagaaaaatgg tcggcgtcacatgatggccgaccttgctcccagctcaaggcatgggtcctctccaaaaagggcaaggcgacggccgatatcgatttcaacccagacgacccgtccgaggcgtacagccaccctagcatacacagccgcgtcagtgagtatacaaagatggctagggaggttcacgggccagacttcgatccgagctccgaggacattgatggagaaatcgtgatgagggtgggaggaggcaagaagcatggccgatattgcaTTGGCGACGACGTAATcaacacggcctctactcccactctctcccagatccgagctaggagcacggactcgagcccggcgatacggccaTGA